TGAAGTAGTACAACTTTGCCTGCGGGGCGAGCAACTTTGCGAGCCCGTCCGTATCGACACGAGCCGTTGTGCGGAGCAACTCGCGCATGCCCTCTGCCACGCGCTCGTGATCGGTGACGACGAGCTTCGCAACGAGAAAGAGCAAACCCGCGAGCGCCGCTGCACCGGTGAGGATTGCCAAACCCTTGGGAGTGTTTCCGCGGCGTTTGAACCAGAGGCACAGAAAAAAGCCGACCGTGAGCACGGTGGCCATGAAGATCCACGGTTGTTCGAAGAGAAGGACGCCGAGGCCGAGCGGCTCTGCGAGCGGGGGCGGCGCATCGGGCAATTGCAGGGCGTTTTGCATTGGAGTCTGGATCGGCGCGACCTCCGCGGCGGGGCGTACGCTCGGACATGAGCGATTCATCTTTCGCCGATATGCGTTTCGCCGATTTCCTCGGAGCGGTTGCCGCGAAATCGCCAGCGCCCGGAGGCGGAGCGGTCGCCTCTGCGACGGGCGCTCTCTCGGCGGCATTGGCGCAGATGGTGGTCAACTACTCGATCGGGAAGAAGGATCTCGCGGAGCAGCAGGAGGAATTGCGCCTTGCCTTGACGAAGCTCGAGCGTGCGCGCGCGATGTTCCTTGAGCTCGCGGATGAGGATGCCGCGGCGTACGGCCAGCTCAACGCGCTGCAGAAGCTCCCGCCGAGCGATCCGAAGAGGGCGAGCGAATTGCCCGCGGCGCAGACGATGGCTGTTCAGATCCCGCAGAGCGTGGCAGCGACCGCTATCGATCTGTTGCGGCTCTTCGAGCAGCTCGCGCCGATCACGAATCGATATTTGCGGAGTGATCTTGGAATCGCGGCGGATTTGGCCGAGGCGACCGTGCGTGCCGCGCTCTGGAACGTGCGCATCAATGCGGAAGGGCTCGCGTCCGATGCAAGAGGGACGATCGAAACAACCAGCGGGCGTTCGGAATCCGAGGCGAACGAGCGGCGAGCACGCGTTCGTCTGGCCTGCGAGGCATGAGCGCGCGGACCAAAAACAACGACCTCCGCTTGCGCGGAGGTCGCTGCACGAATAATCCGGATGTTCACTCAGGCGGCGCGGCGATAGCTGCGACGGGCCGTCGAGAACTTGTATGAGAACTTCTTGGCGGTCGTGCGACGCGCCTTGTTGCCCTTGTTCCACGACTTGCGGGCCGAGGTTTTGCGGGCCGTGCTCTTGCGGGCGGTGCGCTTGTTCTTCTTGGCGAACTTGTTGAACGAGTAGTTGAACCAGCTCGAGGTGGTGCGGTTCTTGCGGGCGGTCGTGCGGCGCGCGGTGCGACGGACAACGCGTTTGGTCGTGCGGCGGGCTTTTCGGCTGCTGTTACGGGTCGCCATGTCTTCGGTCTCCGTTGTGCCCCCTTTCCGGAAAGGGTGGGGGCGTGGAGGCCGTCCCAATGGGGCGCCTCCGAACCTCGCGGTCGACCGGCTGTGCCGGTGTCCTAATAACCGCGATCACATGGGCGATCGGCGAGATCGGCGCGCTACTTTCGCCTTCACACAAATTTGTGCGAAAAATCCCCGTCCCGCGTCCGAGACCACGGCAAGGCCTCGTTCCTGCCGACCAAGCTTTTCGAAACTCCTACCTTGCAGCCCCCGTGACGAACGAACCAGCACCAACCGAATGGTCTCCCGAATCCTGGCGCAAGCTTCCGCAGGCCCATGCGGTTGCGTACGAAGATCCGGCGGGGCTCGCTCTCGCCGAAAAGCAGCTCCGGGATCTGCCACCTCTGGTTACGAGCTGGGAGATCGAGCGGCTGCTCGGGTTCCTGGCTGAAGCGCAGGAGGGCAAGCGGTTTGTTCTGCAAGGGGGCGATTGCGCCGAGACTCTCGCCGATTGCCGCAGCAGCACGATCACCAGCAAGCTGAAGATACTTCTGCAGATGTCGCTCGTTCTTGTGCACGGTCTCAAGAAGCCGGTGGTGCGGATCGGGCGCTTCGCGGGGCAGTACGCCAAGCCGCGCAGCAGTCCGACGGAGACGCGTGAGATTGGCGGCACGAAAATCACGCTGCCGAGCTACTTCGGTGATCTGTTCAATTCCGCGGAGTTCACGGCGGCGGCGCGCCGGCCCGACCCGCATCTGATGGTGCGGGGCTACAAGCACGCGGCGCTGACACTGAACTTCATCCGCGCACTGGTGGACGGCGGGTTTGCCGATCTGCACCACCCCGAATACTGGGATCTTTCGTTCTTTCATCACGCGAGTCTGTCGGAGCAGGTGCGATCCGAATATCGGCGCATGACGGACAATCTGGCCGACGGTCTCCGCTTCATGGAAGCGCTCGGCGAAAAGGCCGTGGACGATTTGACGCGCGTCGAGTTCTTCACGAGCCACGAAGGGCTCAGTCTCGAGTACGAGAGCGCGCAGACCAGAACCGTGCCGCGCCGTGAAGGTCACTACAACCTTTCGACGCACATGCCCTGGATCGGCGAAAGGACGCGCGCGATTGACGGCGCACACGTCGAGCTGTTCCGCGGCATCCGCAATCCGGTGGGCGTCAAGATCGGCCCCAAGGCCGCGCCGGCCGATGTAGTCACGATCTGCGAGCGATTGAATCCGAGGGATATCCCCGGCCGACTCGCGCTCATCTGTCGCATGGGCGCGCCCAATGTCAACGGCGCGCTGCCGCCGATCGTGAAGGCGGTCAAGGAGGCAGGGCGGCGGGTGCTCTGGATGTGCGATCCGATGCACGGCAATCAGATCACGACACCAAGCGGCATCAAGACGCGCTCGTTCGATGCGATCTGCGCTGAAATCGATCAGACTTGCGAAGTGCACGCGCGAATGGGCACGATCCTGGGCGGAGTCCATTTCGAGCTGACCGGAGAGGACGTCACGGAGTGCATTGGGGGCGGAGCGGGCATTACCGAAGCCGACCTGACCACGAACTACGCCAGCCTCTGCGATCCCCGCCTGAACTACCAGCAGGCTCTGGAAATGGCGTTTTTGCTGTCACGGTGTCTGTCAAAGCGGTCCGAAAGGCAGCAAAACGGGCGTTGAAGGCGAAGACCCGGCGAAAGTCGCGTGCCGCGGCGTCCGATACGCAGTGCATGCAAGCCACGGACAGCGACAGAGTACCGGCACCCCTCCGCTTCGAGCGTCGGCGCGCCGAACGCAGCGCCGCGACGGGGTCCGCGGTCGTCGTGTTCCAGCGAGCGAATCGGGCGCCCCTCCTTTCCAGTGTGCGAATTGCCGACAGCGGGCCAGGCGGGCTCGGTGTGTACTGCGATGCCGACGTCAAGCCCGGTACCGCGTTTCAGCTCTATCCGGATGATCCCTCACAGATGCGTCGCGCCGGCCGCGTCGTCGGATGTGTGCGCGTCGGAAAAAGCTTTCGTCTTGGGCTGCAGTTGCAACAGGCGCTTGCCGCGTAATCAGCCTTCGCTGCGGACGGGTTTCGCCCCAACGTCTTGTGCCCGGCTAGCGACCGTGTTGAGACGTTCGCGCTCGCGCATCGTCAATTCTGTGAGCACAATGTGCTTCATCAAAGTTCCTGCGGCTGTTGATGCCGCGGCAAGAATCCCGCGCCATCCATCGCGCCACGCGCTTTTGATGATGACTTGCTTGAGGAATGCCGCGGGCGCCGTGGTCACGATTTGCAGCACTCCGCTGCGCTCGCCACGCTCGAACAAAGCCTGCGCGGAGAGCCTGGCATATGAGGCCTGCTTTTCGAGATGATCGGCGAAGCTGCGGAAAGAATCGTGTCGCAGCGTCCCTCGCAGTTCCCTTTGGAGACCGGACCCGGGAAGTAATTCGAGCCGGTCGTGAGGACCGATGCCGGTCCAGCCCGCGAAGCCCTTCCGCACTAGCCTGAGTCTGGGTTCGGGTTGCCAGCAGTGATCCAGGAATCTGCCGGCAAAGAAGACTTTGCGATTGACGAGGAAGCCGGAAACGCGAGGGTCGTTCTCCCGGACGGCGGTGACGATGGAATCGCTCAGTTCGGAATCCGGCGGCTCGTCGCTGTCGAGGCACAGAATCCATGGCTTGACGCATTGCTGCATCGCCAACTGTTTGGTTCTGACGTGACCCAGCCATTCCGATCGGATGATTCTGGCGCCCGCTCGCTCGAGCAGCTCGATCGTCCCGTCCGTCGACCCGCTGTCCACCGCAAGGATTTCTCCCGCGTCGTCGCCGGTTCCGGCGACGAGCGGGCGCACCGCCTCGAGCACGCTCGGAAGCGTGTCGACACTGTCCTTGCAGATAATGGAAATGGAAATCGGGGGCATCGGTCGGTGAGCCGATGACCGGCCCAACGCATAATCCTACGAGCCTCGCTAGGCTGTTCGCCGGACCGACAGTGATCAGAGAGCAGCCGCCCGCCATGCACATCCGCCCGGGATTTCGAGTCGCCCGCATCGTCAAGGACTGGAGGAGCCGCGCGCCCGCCGTGAAGGATTTCGCGTCCGGGTTCGGCCTTGAGCCGGAATCGCGGATCGAGCTCTTCAAAGTCGCCGGGCATTCGTTTGTCGGCCGGGCCAGGCTCGAGGGTCAGCCTGTCGTGGTCAAGTGGCGAGAATTGACGACGCTGAACGATCGGGCGAAGTGCGCCTTCGGTGCGTCGCGGTTATTCCGGCAGTGGCGTGGGGCGCGGCTCCTTGCCAGGGCTGGAATTCCGGCGGCGCGGCCCGTGGCGCTGCTTGTTCAATACGGGCGCTCACCCGCCGAATCCGCGGCGGGCGTTGCCGCTCGCGGCCCGGCCAATCCTCGCGAGTGGCTTGTGCTTGAGGACGTCCCCGGAAGTACGGTGCTCAAGTTCATGGCGGATCGGACGCTCGGCATCGTTGACCAGCATGCGCTGGCGCGCGCGGTGGGGGTGCAGGTAGGTGCGATGCTCCGAGCCGGGCTTTGCAATCGCGATCACAAGCCTTCGAATCTTGTTGCATCTTTCGATGACGGGGTTCCGATTGTCACATTAATTGATACGGTCGCGATCCGCCGACGCTCCAACCCGGGTGAAATGGTCCGGATGCTGGCGACGTTGCTGATCGAGTCGATCGGAGTGAAGGTTGCGCCGCGGGGCGCCATCGCCTTTCGGGTGCTTCGCGATGCGTGTGCCGCGTGGCTGGAAGGGACGCTCGGACGGCCCCTCGGTTCGCACAAGGGCGATCGCAAGGCGCTGCGGGCCCTCGTCCGCTCGACCGCCCGGCGGATCGACCAGTACGTGCGGCATCACGGCGACCCGACGCCGAAGGACGACCCGTTGAGCGGTCCTCTCCCCTCCGGAGCGGAAAGCGGCGTGGGGTAATCGCGAGCGTGCCGGCTCTGCTTTTCAGGGAGTTTTTGGAGCGCGGGCAGCGCGAACGTGGGCTTTCGCGTACCCTCAGCCCAATGACCGTCGCTCAGACCAAGCCTGTTTCTCCCGCTGTCGCTGAACGAAAGCGCGTTGCCAAGGCGCACGCCGCGTCGAAGGACAAGACGTATCGCAAGCGGACGAGCCTCAAGCCGCTGTTGACGCTTCAAGACCCGGAAGCGCGTGTGTACATCGGCGACTGTCGCGAGATCATCCGGGCGATTCCGGAATGTGCCGCCCAGCAAGTGGATCTGATCTTCGCGGATCCGCCGTTCAACTGGAGCGTGCCGTATGACCACTGGCACGACGGCATGCCGCGGAGCGACTATCTCGATTTCACGTATGCGTGGCTGAAGGCGTGCGCGGATTCGCTTTCGGCGCGCGGTTCGCTTTGGGTGAACATTCCCGACGACACGGCGGCGGAGATCGTCGTGTATCTCAAGCGTCTGGGTTTGCACATGGTCAACTGGTGCATCTGGCACTATCGCTTCGGCCAGAACAACAAGGCGAGATTCATCAACAGCAAGGTGCATGCGCTTTACTTTGCGAAGCAGGACGATGCGAAGGTTCGGATCTGGAATCCAGAGCGCGTGCTCGAGATGTCGGATCGCGCGAGCACGTACGGCGACAAACGCACGCTGAACAAGAAAGACGGAATGCCCGCGGGGATGCGTGTGCCGATGGATGTTTGGTACGGGCCGAACTGGGGGCGCATCCAGGGCAACAACAAAGAGCGGCGCCCTCGCCATCACAATCAGTTACCCGAGGTGTATCTGGAGCGTGTGATCGAGGCGTGCAGCAACGAGGGGGATCTCGTGATGGATCCGTTCCTCGGAAGCGGCACGACCGGAGTCGTTGCGCACGCGCTCAAGCGGCGGTTCATCGGCTGTGAGTTCAGCGCGGCGAACGCACGGAGCGCGTTCGAGCGGATGAAGGAAGGCCCGATCAACGTCGGGAAGTCAAGGGGAATGAGCAGTGCGATCGCGCCGAAGCGCAACAGGCTCAAGGGCTTTGATTCCACCAAATCTCTCAAGACAGGCGATTGACCGCGCGACGAAGAGTTGCGTTTTCTGTCCGAGGTGAGAAGAGCGAATCGATTGCCGCCCGCAAGCCCGGGTATCGAAAGCGAAAGCCCTCTTCGCCGAGACGGTGCGATACGCAGTACCTGCCGAGTAGTGCAAGGTCCGGGTCTTTTTGAAGTATCGCCGAGCCAACTCGGACCATCCATGCCGGCGAGGGCAATCCGATCGGAACGTGCAACGCTCGGCGGAGTTCGGCCATGAAATCCTGCATCGAAACCGGCGTCGGGGCGGTCGCGACGTACATGCCGGACATGGACGAATCGAAAATTGTCCGCTCCATGATCCGCGTCATGTCGACTTCATGAATCCAGCTCACGCCCTGGCGCCCCGTTCCGATGCGGCCGCCCAGACCGAAGCGGGCGAGGCACGCGAGAGTTGGGAGCGCGCCGCCGCGGCGGCTGATCACAAAGGACGTGCGTAGTACGACGCTGCGGATTTCCGGCGAGCTCCATTTCCGATGTTCATCTTCCCACGCTTGCGCGACGATCGGCGCGAACCCGGCTCCGAGCGGCGAGCGCTCGTCGCACCAAGTGTCCGGCGGATCGCCGAACGCGTGCGCCGTGCTCATCTGCAGCCAGACGCGCGGGCGCTGCTCGATCTCGCGTAAAGCCATTCCGATTGCGCGCGTCGAATCGACGCGTGAGCGCAGGATCTCGTTTCGATTCCGCGGGTTCTTGACGCAATCGACCGAACGACCAACCAGGTTGACGATTGCATCCGCTCCGTCGAGATGCCGCTTCCACTCACCGACCGATCGGGCGTCCCACCCGACATCAGCGGGGTTGTCTGGCTTTGGTGATCGGGTGAGCACGACAACGGCGATTCCCCTCCCCAACAACGCGTGCCGCAGGAGCGAACCAAGAAAGCCGTTCCCGCCCGCGACGATGACTCGCCTTTGCCGGATTTCGGAGGCCATACGCAAAAATAGGCTTCAAAAACAGAACTTTCAATTTATTCTGAAAGTATAATATAGCATGGCCCGACTTCAGTGTGTCACCGGTGCGCTCGGATATTCGGGTCAGCAGATCGCGCGTCTCCTGCTCGATCGGGGAGATCGGGTCCGCACGCTGACGAATTCGCCGCGGCGGCCGAACCCGTTCGGCGACAGGCTTGAAATTTATCCGCTGAGCTTTGAGAAACCGGAATCGCTTGTTGGTTCCCTCGAGGGTGTTGACACGCTCTTCAATACCTATTGGGTTCGATTCAACCACAAGCGGTTTACGTTTAACGAAGCGGCGGCCAACACCCGGCGCCTCTTTGCAGCGGCGAAGCAAGCGGGTGTCCGGCGCATCGTGCACGTCAGCATCCTGAAGCCCGAGCAAGGGCGCGGTCTCGCGTACTACGACGGAAAACAGGAACTCGAGAAAGCGCTCCGCGAACTCGACATCAGCCACGCCATTCTCCGCCCGGGAGTGCTCTTTGGGCGGGGTGACATCCTCGTGAACAACATCGCGTGGACGCTGCGGCATCTTCCGGTGTTCGGGGTTTTCGGCCGCGGCGACTACAAGGTCCAACCGATGCACGTCGATGATTTCGCGGCGCTCGCGACTGAATGCGCTGATCGCGAGAACGATTTCACGGCGGATGCCGTCGGGCCTGAGACGTTCGAGTTTCGAGAACTCGTCCGGACGATCGCCGAGATCATCGGCGTGCGCCGACCGATTGTCTCGATTCGGCCCGGGCTTGGCTACGCGATCAGTCGGTTGATCAATCCTCTGGTCGGAGACGTCATCATCACGCGAGAGGAGATTGAGGGCTTGATGCGGGGTCTGCTCTTCTCCGATTCGCCGCGGACGGGCGGCACCCGGCTGACCGAATGGGCTCAGGAGAACCGCGACCGGCTCGGACGCCGATACGCCAGTGAGGTGGGAAGGCGGATCCGGCGCGACGTCTCCTACAGCCAGGTTTGAAGACCGTCGCTCGGGGTGCGGGCCGGTGCGGGGCTCCCTCCAACGCCCCGGGAGAAGCGTCTTTGGCTCCCGGGACCGCCGGATTTGAGGCTGAACAGATCCGAAACACGGAAAAATCAATTCGGAAAGGCAACCAGACGGCCGCTCCGAACGCTACCTCTTACGAGGAAAGGGCCTTTCCATGACCGAAAGCAAGACCCGGCTCGAAGAGATCCGCGTGCTCATTGTCGATGACGATCGCGACGTGCTCGATTCGTTCGAGGCGGCGTTCCAGTCCGAGGGGGCGTTGACGCAGATCGCGATGGATGGTAACGAGGCCGTGCGGATCTGCCACGAGGACCCGCCCGACATCGTGATCCTCGACATGATGCTGCCCAAGCGTTCGGGTTTCTTGGTCCTCGAAAAGATCAAGGGACACGAGGATGCGCCGGTCGTGATCATGGTGACGGCGAACGAGGGGCGGCGGCATCAGGCGTATGCGGAGAG
The DNA window shown above is from Phycisphaeraceae bacterium and carries:
- a CDS encoding nuclear transport factor 2 family protein, producing MNRSCPSVRPAAEVAPIQTPMQNALQLPDAPPPLAEPLGLGVLLFEQPWIFMATVLTVGFFLCLWFKRRGNTPKGLAILTGAAALAGLLFLVAKLVVTDHERVAEGMRELLRTTARVDTDGLAKLLAPQAKLYYFKSPAGLDREGILAAVRSDLGQTYRVKDWGIQELQIAPGAENTMHTQMRVRVTPEAGNFPHVSWWTIEWAKTGDEWKVTRIEPIAIQFFQGNPGGR
- a CDS encoding cyclodeaminase/cyclohydrolase family protein, with protein sequence MSDSSFADMRFADFLGAVAAKSPAPGGGAVASATGALSAALAQMVVNYSIGKKDLAEQQEELRLALTKLERARAMFLELADEDAAAYGQLNALQKLPPSDPKRASELPAAQTMAVQIPQSVAATAIDLLRLFEQLAPITNRYLRSDLGIAADLAEATVRAALWNVRINAEGLASDARGTIETTSGRSESEANERRARVRLACEA
- a CDS encoding 3-deoxy-7-phosphoheptulonate synthase, which encodes MTNEPAPTEWSPESWRKLPQAHAVAYEDPAGLALAEKQLRDLPPLVTSWEIERLLGFLAEAQEGKRFVLQGGDCAETLADCRSSTITSKLKILLQMSLVLVHGLKKPVVRIGRFAGQYAKPRSSPTETREIGGTKITLPSYFGDLFNSAEFTAAARRPDPHLMVRGYKHAALTLNFIRALVDGGFADLHHPEYWDLSFFHHASLSEQVRSEYRRMTDNLADGLRFMEALGEKAVDDLTRVEFFTSHEGLSLEYESAQTRTVPRREGHYNLSTHMPWIGERTRAIDGAHVELFRGIRNPVGVKIGPKAAPADVVTICERLNPRDIPGRLALICRMGAPNVNGALPPIVKAVKEAGRRVLWMCDPMHGNQITTPSGIKTRSFDAICAEIDQTCEVHARMGTILGGVHFELTGEDVTECIGGGAGITEADLTTNYASLCDPRLNYQQALEMAFLLSRCLSKRSERQQNGR
- a CDS encoding glycosyltransferase family 2 protein — protein: MPPISISIICKDSVDTLPSVLEAVRPLVAGTGDDAGEILAVDSGSTDGTIELLERAGARIIRSEWLGHVRTKQLAMQQCVKPWILCLDSDEPPDSELSDSIVTAVRENDPRVSGFLVNRKVFFAGRFLDHCWQPEPRLRLVRKGFAGWTGIGPHDRLELLPGSGLQRELRGTLRHDSFRSFADHLEKQASYARLSAQALFERGERSGVLQIVTTAPAAFLKQVIIKSAWRDGWRGILAAASTAAGTLMKHIVLTELTMRERERLNTVASRAQDVGAKPVRSEG
- a CDS encoding site-specific DNA-methyltransferase, giving the protein MTVAQTKPVSPAVAERKRVAKAHAASKDKTYRKRTSLKPLLTLQDPEARVYIGDCREIIRAIPECAAQQVDLIFADPPFNWSVPYDHWHDGMPRSDYLDFTYAWLKACADSLSARGSLWVNIPDDTAAEIVVYLKRLGLHMVNWCIWHYRFGQNNKARFINSKVHALYFAKQDDAKVRIWNPERVLEMSDRASTYGDKRTLNKKDGMPAGMRVPMDVWYGPNWGRIQGNNKERRPRHHNQLPEVYLERVIEACSNEGDLVMDPFLGSGTTGVVAHALKRRFIGCEFSAANARSAFERMKEGPINVGKSRGMSSAIAPKRNRLKGFDSTKSLKTGD
- a CDS encoding TIGR01777 family oxidoreductase yields the protein MASEIRQRRVIVAGGNGFLGSLLRHALLGRGIAVVVLTRSPKPDNPADVGWDARSVGEWKRHLDGADAIVNLVGRSVDCVKNPRNRNEILRSRVDSTRAIGMALREIEQRPRVWLQMSTAHAFGDPPDTWCDERSPLGAGFAPIVAQAWEDEHRKWSSPEIRSVVLRTSFVISRRGGALPTLACLARFGLGGRIGTGRQGVSWIHEVDMTRIMERTIFDSSMSGMYVATAPTPVSMQDFMAELRRALHVPIGLPSPAWMVRVGSAILQKDPDLALLGRYCVSHRLGEEGFRFRYPGLRAAIDSLFSPRTENATLRRAVNRLS
- a CDS encoding NAD(P)H-binding protein, which translates into the protein MARLQCVTGALGYSGQQIARLLLDRGDRVRTLTNSPRRPNPFGDRLEIYPLSFEKPESLVGSLEGVDTLFNTYWVRFNHKRFTFNEAAANTRRLFAAAKQAGVRRIVHVSILKPEQGRGLAYYDGKQELEKALRELDISHAILRPGVLFGRGDILVNNIAWTLRHLPVFGVFGRGDYKVQPMHVDDFAALATECADRENDFTADAVGPETFEFRELVRTIAEIIGVRRPIVSIRPGLGYAISRLINPLVGDVIITREEIEGLMRGLLFSDSPRTGGTRLTEWAQENRDRLGRRYASEVGRRIRRDVSYSQV
- a CDS encoding response regulator, giving the protein MTESKTRLEEIRVLIVDDDRDVLDSFEAAFQSEGALTQIAMDGNEAVRICHEDPPDIVILDMMLPKRSGFLVLEKIKGHEDAPVVIMVTANEGRRHQAYAESLGVDRYLVKPVPLAQLLDAAVELIEAEESEEEQSEDGKAAEKD